From the genome of Candidatus Methylomirabilis lanthanidiphila, one region includes:
- a CDS encoding transposase codes for MAFGSHWGFESAFCNPGLGHEKGGEEGEGGQFRGNHLGSVPTARDLTHLNDLLLARCRANEARVTPAWSSRWERR; via the coding sequence GTGGCGTTCGGCTCGCACTGGGGGTTCGAGAGCGCGTTTTGCAATCCGGGGCTCGGCCACGAGAAGGGCGGGGAAGAAGGCGAGGGCGGGCAGTTTCGGGGCAATCACCTGGGGTCGGTGCCGACGGCACGTGACTTGACGCACCTCAATGATCTGCTCCTAGCCAGGTGTCGCGCGAATGAGGCGCGAGTGACGCCGGCCTGGTCCAGTCGGTGGGAGCGGCGATAG
- a CDS encoding hypothetical protein (Dihydrodipicolinate reductase, N-terminus) — protein MRKEIRVIQYGVGSIGAEIARLLLQKREVRLVGAVDNDPDKIGWDLGRVAGVGRDLGVIISDDATQVLKTQADVVIHCTSSCLPDVEKQLMECVDAGHSVISTCEELVYPFRKHPHLSNNLDSEATKRKVAILGVGINPGFLMDKLVLTLASACQRVNAVEVTRIVDAGCRRLPLQKKIGAGLSLNEFSALVASGQIKHHGLPESVAMIADSLELRVEDIRETIRPVIARTLFQTSFLEVQPGQVAGICQTACGIASGEKVIQLTLQMYVGAENSVDEIRLQGVPALHCRIPGGVHGDVATAAVVVNCIPPLLEARPGLRITRDIPMRYFPTDSQ, from the coding sequence CGGAGCAGTGGATAATGATCCTGATAAGATCGGCTGGGATCTTGGTCGTGTTGCCGGTGTTGGACGAGACCTGGGCGTCATAATCTCCGATGACGCCACGCAGGTGCTGAAAACGCAAGCCGACGTCGTCATCCACTGTACGTCCTCATGCCTGCCCGATGTGGAGAAGCAACTCATGGAGTGCGTTGACGCCGGACATAGTGTCATTTCTACCTGTGAGGAACTCGTCTACCCATTCCGCAAGCACCCGCACCTGAGCAACAACCTCGATAGTGAAGCAACCAAGCGGAAGGTGGCCATTCTTGGCGTCGGCATCAACCCCGGCTTCTTGATGGACAAACTCGTCCTGACCCTGGCCTCCGCTTGCCAACGCGTAAACGCCGTGGAGGTCACGCGGATCGTAGACGCCGGATGCCGTCGTCTCCCTCTCCAAAAAAAAATCGGTGCCGGACTCAGTCTCAACGAGTTCAGCGCGCTGGTCGCAAGCGGTCAGATCAAGCATCATGGCCTGCCCGAGTCCGTTGCTATGATTGCCGATTCTCTTGAACTTCGCGTGGAGGATATCCGCGAGACTATCAGACCGGTTATTGCCCGAACTCTCTTTCAGACCAGCTTTCTTGAAGTACAGCCCGGCCAAGTCGCCGGTATCTGCCAAACGGCCTGCGGAATCGCATCCGGTGAAAAGGTGATTCAATTGACGCTGCAGATGTATGTGGGAGCGGAGAACTCAGTAGACGAGATTAGGCTCCAGGGTGTACCGGCGCTGCACTGTCGGATTCCAGGTGGCGTCCACGGCGACGTGGCAACCGCCGCCGTGGTGGTAAATTGTATTCCGCCTCTGCTCGAAGCTCGTCCCGGACTCCGAATCACCCGTGATATCCCCATGCGCTACTTCCCCACTGATTCACAGTGA